TTTGAATGGGCTCAACATATCTTGTGATGGTTTAGGGTCTCTGCGTGACCGTGATGATAACTCAAGATGTTCCAGCCATATCTATGACCAGTTATAACTCAACTATGCATTAGTTCTTGccaaaagtaaagcatgcaaatgATTGCCAATACAACCGTATTGCCTGTTCAATTTTTTACTGAGGATGCATTAGTTATAGCAGTAAGTAGAGGATGTTCATGATTGCCAAAAGTACATATATCCACTTTATGATAAGAACTGAACATGTATGAAATGATGCTAAAAGTAGAGCATGAGCAAGATCATGTATCAATTGATGCTACCTATTTAAGTTTGAGTGGGCTCAACATTTGTTTGGCTATGGTCTTGCTGTCAAATTTAAGTGGATCATTTAACATATGATCCACTTATGAGTTTAAGCACACAACCTATTTGGTCATGCATAAAATAAGCGCAGTTTAACAAGGGTATCCAATTGCTTAACCACGTGAAGTTGTGCAAACCCTATGAGGGTTCAACTACTAAAAGAGCGGCCGACAATGATTAAAAAAATCTACGATCAGGAAATACCTTCTCTCGGAGACGTTGGCGCCGAGTTGATGGCCGCGGATAGTGCGTGGCAAACTAGAAGTGCCCGTATAGCGCAGTAGACGGCGGCAAGGATATACGGCGGGTTCACGCGAGGACGGGGCGGCGAGAAGAACACTGAAGTCCGACCCCTCATGGCGGTGGGCGGTGGCCGGCAACTCCTGTAATCCGTGTGAGCCCGGGTCTCTGATTTGATCTTGCAGCGGTCGTGGGAGCTGCGGATGGCACAACCGGGTGGTTAGAATGAGGCGCTGTAATCGCGGGATTTAGGGAGGGGTGGGCCGCGTTGAGTTATGTGAGATTTCAATAATATCACAATGATATCCCAAAAGATCTAGAAAATATTGTCCTTGCTTTTTTAGTATTAACGATGGTTTCTTCGTGTCGCATATGCCCGAAAAATGCCATACGTGACAAAACTTCCAATACATGTTGAAAATGGTCGACATTGTACTAATGAACGAAAAAATCACGCATGTGACGAAACTTCCAAAATTTGTTGAAGATGGTTGATTTGGAGATGTTCTACAATTTTACTGCAATATTACATATTTATTTTATAATTAAAATTCAATGATGCAAGGTTTTACATGTTTTTCAATTGTTTTCAAACTTAAACTTTTTACACATGTCCAAGAAAGGCAATGTGGCAAGGTTTTACATGTTTTTCATTGTTATCGAACTTAAACTTGTCACATAAGACACGTGTACCTAAAAAAGGAAGTGTTATTTTAGTATAAGTCAAAATGTCTCATAGGCAAAAAAAGATTTCATAGAAAAAAAAGCCCACCTACCTAACATGATATTTCACACACCACAGCCCGCATACGACTGCAAACCCAGTGatatgggccaggatgcaggcccatGGTGGGACTAAAGTCAGACGCACGCGCACCCAGCAGTGCATAGAGCGCGGTTGCCACGACGGACTGCAACTGCGCCCCACCACAACTACCCCCACGTCCTAGACGAACCGCCTCCCCCACGTCCCCATCCCAGGCGTGAAAAGCCCCAAATCGACTACATCACTGCCTCATTCCGAGAACCTCCATTGCCGCTTCCATCTCTTCTGCAAACAACCCACAAACATCTCTCTTCGAAGCCCGCAGTCGCAGGAGGAGGGCAATGGCGGAGGAAGCGTCTGCCAAGCGTCATTGTGGCCAGACGTCCCACCAGAGCGGCAACCTCGACGTCGTTCACGTTCCCGGTCAGAAGCGCGAGTACACCATAACCCTCACAGGGGTTGAGCTCCATGGCAAGGAGACGCTGGAGGTCGTCTGCACCAGCGAACCAGACAAGGCCGACGAGATGATCTCTAGGATCAGGAGGAGTGCCTGCGGCTCGTACCCCCACATCATGGGCGTTGATGTGGATTTTACCAAAGATGATGAACCTCCGCAGATGGCAGCAATTCTGCAGATCAGCGTGGAGGGTCTCTGCCTCGTGTACCACATCGTTGCGGCCACAAAATGGTGAAGTATCCTACTCATTCACCCTCTTCCATTCATCAATACTGCTCCCTCGAAATTTCATTAGACTAGTTTCATACTAGATGTACTAGTGTAGTTTGTGAAAATGGATGCACTAGTGCAGTTCCTCAAAGTAGATGCACTAGAATATATTTTGACCCTGATGCACTTGATTACAATCTGAAACTGTTGCACAAGATTAATTTGTGAGGTTGATGTACCAGTGTAGTTTCTCATCTTGATTCATTAGTGTAGTTTCTGAACTTCATGTAGTGAAGTAGTTTCTGAACTTGGTCTGGTGTTATTTTCACCACCAAAAAAACTTAAGAACTTGGTGAAGCAGAGGTATATGTTATTTCATTCAAAATAATAAAACTAAACTGGCACTAAGAAAGCAAATAGACCATTGACTCAACTATATATTCCGAAAAGAAAAATAACATGGTGTACTTGATTTTAATTTCAGAACTTTGTGTACTAGTTTCTGAACTACATTCATCCATGACTTATACTGTATAAGCATCTACTCCATGTATTATTCACTTGTAAACCGTAAAAAACAGAGGATTAAATCTTGAAAAATAAACACTAGTACTCCATGTATTCATCACTTGTCTCTCCCAAGCAGGCCAAAGCGCCTCAAAGAGCTCCTACAGGAGGAGAAGTTGTTCACCTTTGCCGGTTTCAGCATTAAAAATGACAGGGACAAGCTGAAGTTGTCTGGTTTGGAGATAAACCCCAACAAGCACATCGACATTCAGCGCAACTGGAGAGTTCCATACAATGGAAAACCGTACGACTCCTTGGCTGATGTTGCAGCCAGCGTCATCCACCCATTCTACAgaaagatgaagaagaagatcgaTAGGGAGGCAGACCATAAACTGTGGGGGGACAGCCCACTGCCAAATTACCTCATCGAGTACGCAGCAATAGATGCGTACGCCACCTACAAGTCGTGGAAGATAATCGACAACATCAAACGAGATCAGGAAATTTCAAAAGAGCAGGAAGCGGACCCCTACTACCACTGCCACTATGCGGGATGAGGAGACATCAAAGTCTGCCTTCGTGTTGCTTGCGCTTGTGCTTGTCGTTTATCTTGTTGTTTGAAATTTGTAGTTGGCTTTTCTTGGGTTAAACCAGCTTGTTTATGTCATGTGTGTCAGAGTTGAACCAGTTTGTTTATGTCCTGTTTGTCAGGGTTGAACAAGTTtgcttatgtcatcaagtacataGTTTGCTTATCTCGTTAAATAAGTTTGCTAGCTTCCTATTTTTTTTATCCATCAAAACAAATATTCAAGTAAATTGTGAATGGAACTTTGTGGCTGCTCTTCAATACTCCCtacgtaaactaatataagagcgtttagatcactattttagtaatctaaacgctcttatattagtttacagagggagtactagttaTCAATGGAACTAATCACAGAAGGTTGTGCCATGTGTAGTTTTGGTTCAGAATTGTATGGAAAAGTAAACAATTACTACAATTAGAACTAAACTCCATTAACTGAACCTACGAAAAAGGGTCCCCCAACCCCCCAGCTTTATACTGTAAAGCAACAGCACCAAGCATCCAACAACAAGTCAAGACAGATTCAAGTTCAAGGAAGTCTCAAATAACCGCTGGGGCAACAACAAAACAAGCCCCAAACATAACATGTTCATTTCACAGCGATACATGGCCCATTTACTGAAcctagatatatatatatatatatatatatatatatatatatatatatatatatagatagatAGGTATGGTAATACACGGCAAGTACTCGGAAACAAGAGCTAACATACCAAGTTCATTTCACATCGAAACATGGCCCAACCAGTTCTAAATGAGGTTGATggtgatcatcatcctcaagtcaCGGCGACGGGTGTTCGCAACAGTGAGTAGGATGCCCTGACCTACCCAAAGATTCTTGCCATGAAGGAACTTCTTCCACCCCGCCCGGTTGAAGACAGTGCGACCGTCCGTATCCACTGCGTAGGCACAGGTGGTGATGGAGCCCGTTctggtaaggcgtagtccagcagtCATGCCTTCTTCATGCGGCTCGATGCCACCGCTAACAAATAACCTCTTAGGTAATTTTTGAAAATAGTTGATATGATATATGAGCATGTCACGTGCAGTTATCAGCAAATCATACACTTGAAGACACATATATCATTGGATTCAACActgagcatatatatcatcacatcactacactcactactaggaaaaggcctgctagtggcgcacctgttttgcctactaatggcgcactacaggtgcgccactggCATCACACCATTagatttttttactaatggcgcaccacaggtgcgccattagtataccagatactaatggcgcaccaggtagtgcgccattagtataccatacgttgcgccattagtatgcctcccagggggccatatttaaccatgtgctctgaattactaatggcgcacttgttgatgatgcgccactagtgtgcattttgcagtgcgccactaaagtgctgggtggtgcgccactagtatgaatattagggattttttcttttctgatatttgcacaggttacaaaacatattactgcacagaatatagacagcacaacatataaacaacagagttatcgaatacaatagaagattagtctccgaatacaattcgtcatattagtctccgaattccaaagaccgaacaaagttagaacattacaagtctcgaaaccgcgagtagcgagtttgtcttcacattacaagtcgatatcgatcatctaaactaccatcacatagaagagagctgcggtcatcatgATTAGCATCATCgtgatgaaactggtcttcatccggttcctcctccgctccctcctctctcccgctagatagcgcgcgtatctagcttccgcctccgccctagtggtgtaccctttgtaactgttaccgctgaaacggtgaacctgtctctaacactcctcccagtcgtcgtagactccgggaaccttacccttgtacacgacatacgatggcatctctatgcactagccaaacaaaacgttagtagcaattcacagacaatacataagcaatatataagtatgcaacaaaaggatcggaagagaaaagcaacacattaatagcacgattcatggtcctactaataaatagcatcgattacatataagttgaactaCTGTCCAAACCAAaaagacatacaagttcattaaagtttaatattacaacatgagccaatcgacatttcaaaactacatagcatcactactttcgactcgacttagggaccggagcgtggatgtagccgccgtctttcgtgatggtcatcttcttccttctgctccttcctgcttgcacgtgcaccgggccgtgggccggccacttgccgcctgcgaaccacgtggcctcccttggctaaaaagcctgccagcccacgcgcgcgacgggaggtcgccgcaggtcgggggcccgccatgcctacgcccgggcccaggcgcggattctctgcggcccgaagccgcccgcacgtcttcctgcggcggtttcggcacgcctttagggcataataatcgcgaggcgtggggggagtgggtgcagttaatcccacgtctcgcCCCACGCCccgcctccccggcttcaccgtgtgaagctataagtagggggagggggagattggcaggcgctcgcacgccccttccctctccgccatcttcttccttctgctccttcttgcgacagcgcctcgccgccgcaccgcTCCACCACTcgatcctccgccgccgcgctcattctcgccagccccacgccacgatgcagttccgcggggattgggacggctccaacgtccatgaagatcacgtcgagttcgtccgcaagacGTGGCGGCTGCCCgacgcggacaaggtggaggtccgtcttgcgccggcgaaggagattacgccggagccggaggaaggcgagcgggtagtcttccgctcgcatttcttgcgcggcatcggcttgcccatgagcgccttcttccgctcctttctcgagttctaccaactccagccgcaccacctcaccccgaacacggtggtgctgctgtccgccttcgtcactctgtgcaaaggctacctcggcatcctccccaccctcgagctctggggggagttcttccagtccatgctgggcacgcgcatgccggctcagactggcgccttcgtcgcgatgcggagggtggctgccgacaaccccttccccgtcatcacgctgatccagtcggtgaagctatggcagaagtcatacttctacgtgaagaacgtcgccccgcagggcgactacgtcaatctgccggcttacgtagccggcccaccggtaggcaggcggccccagtggtcctaccgggccgtgacgctgacgccggctggaaccgcagctgtcgcccgagtgcgggcgatgatccagtcggagggcttgtcggggcccaacttgctggccgccttcgtcacgcgccgggtgctcccgctccagagccgccctcatctgatctgtcagatgagcggccagctcgatccgagccggatgtgcaccaaagacatgccgcacgacgaggtggcctatatggtgaactaccttgcgaactgcaagctctccgcggagtggcagttcggcaaggagccatattgccgagcccatccgccgcccacggtatgttctccttttctctttctcttctctcagttttgtcgccgagttccttttggccgactctgactagtcggattgtctcgacagagccctcttcttcggcctgcaggcgggtcggacgcggagcgccgattcgtccccgaccggacggagcacgatctggaggaccccgacttgggggcggccgctatggacgacaacaccgaggtgggcggtggccaagccggcggcgaagcaggcggctccgggcttggagtcagcttcgacgactggccggacgacgacgaggctgaagtcgtcccacgctgtcagccggcgcctggccacaacgtgggttcctccgctgcgccgcctgctcggggcggcgggcaaaatcGTCGTGCCGCGCCGGGCTTGTTTGGCAGTCGGCCaaagaagcccagaggcggggcagcggcgaccaggcgggaggaggcggccgcgaaggcggctcgctttcgcaaggcggtgaagcagccgcagacagTGTCGGCGTAAGTATACTCTCCTTCGTgcattcttttttcttttctctggtaattcctaaatccttgtctttttctccaaaaaaccagggctccattgtcgctcgagcgggctgctgccgcctccgtcgttgggtcgccgggaggatctgggagcactactcgccgcgtggacccccgtgccgatcttcaggcggcgacggagcggaacgcgcgggaggtgcgagaggagcgggaggcggaggcgttgAGGGCGGGCgtcgccaaggcggcgcaggaggaggaggcggcgaaggcgcgcgctgacgccgcagccaaggcccaagcagaggctgcggctgcggcgatggcggagggggccttgctggtcaccccactgcgcgtcgcggcgcctagggccccggagcccccgccagaagaagccggcggtgaccaaccggggctggagagggatgacgacgtcgtcatcctggagagggcggcggtaccgaccccgcgactggggcggctcaaggcggccggcctgatctgccgcctgcgcagtcggggggggggggggggcgagccggccgcgaggactgatctggcggtccggacgccgccacgccagcgcgcggggaaggccgcatcagagccgcagaaggctgcgtcggagccgcagccggccgcgggctccagctcgtcggcccaggatatggaggcggccagcgccacctcggggtggacgctgggcggagggacggccgtgatgaatgtggccacgcaggacgtccggacccggctccaagcccaggctgcggcgctgaggaactacaacgacgagttccttgcgacgcgggtggccatccgggttagtcttcttatcttgcttgtttttgatcttggtttctttcgtgggggcgcgtcagcgcacccactgggtgtagtccccgagttccgagtcggctgctgagttggcggcttggaacttcttagcgggtcTAGTTTTGCTATTCTCGCTCTTACTTCGCTCTTCtacctgtcttgcaggactaccacaatctttgcgcgctgccttcaactcccaggctcgggagctgacccagaagaccgccgacctaactgagagccggggtaagtgcttcgtcctttatctcacgtgggggcgcgtcagcgcacccactgggtgtagtccccgagattcgggccgactgctgagcagtcgggtcggatcttccttgacgacttcttcttattgcttcttttttttctctgccatccctgcagtggccaacgccagtctaagggcgaagctgggagggtctcaggccgcccttcgtgccaaggaggccgagtttgccgccttggtgcaggaacgtgaccgcctggccaagaggttggccgaccaggaggagagccacaaggcggctctgaaggcggtgcaggacagcgaagccgccctccaggtcgagtatgagacagaggtggctggctgggccgaagcaaggcagacgctgatcaacggctatggccagatagaagatttggttgacggtaagccgccttcttcttcgtcctttcttgccgcctgccgcttttggctcgttttctgacttggtgttttctcttctttctctttctttcttgcgcagagtacttccctggctactccaccaccgccaaccagatcatcgaggcccaccgcgaggtgcggaggcaggctggcgccgagattgcaCCGAACGCTAgtcggtcgctggaggagcagctcttggcgatccaggcccgcctccagccggctcatcgactgctccgccggcttcaacgtaCCGGGGCACAGATGtttacacaattccacccactgggggtgtattcgaactatgtcgattgccggcctgttgggggctttatatgtatatatgactatgcaagtgtttggcttttccttgttctttgcttttcatccttctgctgtttcctttgccgccctcccttggttgccgccttcccagtgaggcagttgctctgcaatctgtggctggagaagtgattggccaattgggagggcaagtactctagctttgttggattttagcgaagtgtttgggaagccggctgttctgacagccggcaagcgtggttggaggccgtcctTTTGCTATACAAGTTCATTGGTCcctagccgtttttcgtgtgggcatcctttctgccttggctcttgctagtcggacagtcggttcctcgagctgcgactttcagcaagagaggactcgggagtcggcatactacttgtctgacttcaggtagaactttaatatagcttaaggcggccagtccccgggccgactagtcgaacccggtgccagacaggaaATCAAacgtaataatacattcatggatatgacacttgtcactCATAGATAAAAGGGGGCAGTCCCcaagtgctcctcggggggcctgttgtttcgtacttaatacaaaaagggtagcatgatacatactgctttcaactgtaaaatcttctcaggagggtcgcgttccatggtcgctctgactccttgccggagtcatccctcttgcgtgctcttggtttttgcgcgtcgatcaagtagtaggagtcgttgcctagcgccttgctgatgacgaaagggccttcccagggggccgagagcttgtgctggccggctgttcgctggatcagccgaagcacaaggtcgccctcctggaaagatcttggcttgaccttgcggttgtggtaaaggtgcaacccctgctggtagatggcggaccggctgagtgctaacagccgaccttcttccagtaggtcgacatcgtcttctcttgcttccttggcctccgcctccgtgtacatggtgatccgaggcgagtcgaattcgatgtcggttgggatgacggcctcggcaccatatacaaggaagaatggagtgaagccggttgacttgttgggggtagtacgcagactccagaggacagccggcagctcatcgagccagcagccggccgatcgctccggtggtacaaccagtcggggcttgatgccggagaggatgagtccatttgctcgctcgacctggccgtttgactgcgggtgggcaatggacgctaagtccagtcggataccctgcgtcgcgcagaaacgtgccagtgctcctttggcaaagtttgtgccgttgtcggtgatgatgctgtgcggtacgccgtaccgagtagtgatgtcggtgatgaacgtcacggcagtcggcccgttcagcttcttgatcggcttcgcttcgatccacttggtgaacttgtccacggcgacaagcagatgtgtcaagccgccatgggctgtcttgaaagggcccaccatgtccagtccccagacggcaaagggccaggtgaggggaatggtcttgagtgcggacgccagcaggtgttgcttggaactgaaaacttggcaacctctgcagctcttgactatctctttggcatcttccaaagcagtcggccaaaagaagccgtggcggaaagctttggccacaagtgatcttgaggctgcgtggtggccgcattcgccttgatggatatccttgaggatttccactcctttttctggctcgacacagcgctggaagactccagtgacgctacgcttgacaagctctctgttgattattgcatatgctccggctcgtcgttgcactagtcttgctgagatctcatcagccaacagctctctgttgactaggaatttgaggatgggctgggcccatgatggagctgtgacttcttcttctgttagtgcggccaccatgactcgggtgggtgggtcgggtggcgtggaattggagtcggccaccgcttcttgtgttgctgcagtccccgggccgactgctgcagtccccgggccgggttctgaagtccccgggccgggtgcgactacggcagtcggcgggccagttgtcgaagtccccgtgccgcctgcggggttcctccagtcggatccggctgcatctggcataggcggtacgaagatagagtccgactctggagacggcttgatggacggcttgaggaggcgctggagggagacgccggtcggtatagtctgtcgggtggagccgatccgtgccagggcatctgcttggtcgttgtcggcccttggcacgtgaaggaactcgcacccttcgaagtacccactgatctgctggacgaggaatcgatagctcgccatgtttgcatccttggcgtcccagtcgccagacgactgctggaccaccaaatctgagttgccataacacaggatccggcgtatgccgagctctttggctagccggagcccatgtatgagcgcctcgtactcggccacgttgttggaggcggcgaagtggatt
This genomic window from Aegilops tauschii subsp. strangulata cultivar AL8/78 chromosome 4, Aet v6.0, whole genome shotgun sequence contains:
- the LOC141021666 gene encoding uncharacterized protein; amino-acid sequence: MAEEASAKRHCGQTSHQSGNLDVVHVPGQKREYTITLTGVELHGKETLEVVCTSEPDKADEMISRIRRSACGSYPHIMGVDVDFTKDDEPPQMAAILQISVEGLCLVYHIVAATKWDKLKLSGLEINPNKHIDIQRNWRVPYNGKPYDSLADVAASVIHPFYRKMKKKIDREADHKLWGDSPLPNYLIEYAAIDAYATYKSWKIIDNIKRDQEISKEQEADPYYHCHYAG